The window AGGGAAGTACTCTATAGATACCAGCAGGATAGCTATTTATGGCACCTCTGCAGGCGGGCAGCTGGCGGCACTGATCGGTACTACCAATGGAATGCAAAAACTGGAGGGTGAAGGAGAACATTCTGATCTATCCAGTATTGTTCATGCCATTATAGATGTGGATGGCGTGCTGGCTTTTAAGCATCCTGAGTCTGCAGAAGGTAATATGGCTGCCCAGTGGCTGGGAGGTACCTATGAAGATGTTCCTCAAATCTGGGAGGAGGCTTCTGCCTTGACACATGCAGGTAAAAATACGCCGCCAATCCTCTTTATCAGCAGCTCCTATCCACGTTTCCACGCAGGCAGAGCGGATATGATGAAGCTGCTGGCTGCCCAGGGGATCTATACAGAACATTGGTCCATACCAGATTCACCTCATTCGTTCTGGCTGTTCCACCCCTGGTTTGAACCAACGCTGCAGTACACCACCAACTTTTTAGAGAAAGTATTCAGGCAACAACCGAAACAGAAAGCAAAGCAAACGAATTGATTCCCGGATCAGCAAACATATAAATTTTTGAAAATGAAATTTGAACACTTTGCCCTGAATGTAGCAGATCCTTTAGCCATGGCGGCATGGTATGTGGAGCATCTGGGCCTGAAGATTGTACGGCAGATGCAGGAATCGCCCTTTATAACTTTTTTGGCCGACAGCAGCGGAACGATCATGCTGGAGATCTATAACAACCCTGCTGCAGATATACCACCTTACAGAACCATGCACCCGCTGCTGGTGCACCTGGCCTTTGTATCAGTAGATCCGTCCAGAGACAGCGAACGCCTGCTGCAGGCAGGAGCAAGCCTGGAAAGTAATCAACACCTGGAAGATGGATCTCAGCTGCTGATGATGAGAGATCCCTGGGGTTTTGCCATTCAATTTTGTAAACGTGGTACTCCAATGCTGCAAGAGTAGCAATCATAGCATATCATTGATAATTAACTTAACATGCATACATACAGATTTTTATGTTTCTCCTTCTATTTTTTAATGCTACTGCTAATGGCCTCCTGTGGAAGAAGTACTACAGCTGAACAAAGCCAGCCTACAGCCGGATCTGACCCCTGGAACAGAATGGAAGAGGTGCTGGCCCAGATCCAGGCACCTACTTTCCCCGACAGGGATTTTATGATCACAGATTATGGCGCTGTAGCAGATGGCACAACCGTTAACACTGCATCTTTTCGTGCAGCAATAGAGGCCTGCAACGCGGCTGGCGGAGGCCGTGTGGTGGTGCCGGCAGGTAACTATTTCTCGGGGCCCATTTACCTCAAAAGCAATGTAAACCTGCACCTGCAGAAAGGCGCCAGGATCCTGTTCTCAACCAATCCCGATGATTACCTGCCCCTGGTATTTACCCGCTGGGAAGGGGTGGAGCTGATGAATT of the Flammeovirgaceae bacterium 311 genome contains:
- a CDS encoding 50S ribosomal protein L14 (COG0346 Lactoylglutathione lyase and related lyases) — protein: MKFEHFALNVADPLAMAAWYVEHLGLKIVRQMQESPFITFLADSSGTIMLEIYNNPAADIPPYRTMHPLLVHLAFVSVDPSRDSERLLQAGASLESNQHLEDGSQLLMMRDPWGFAIQFCKRGTPMLQE
- a CDS encoding lipoprotein (COG0657 Esterase/lipase), producing the protein MVQQKSTVSVLLALLLLLSTAAIAQNGIFPRDTSYTINSAYHKLKKDYPFIKPVQAQLPNGVKGSENVVYRKLGDRALHLDLYHPEQMGKKGHPVVVLVHGGGWRTGDKVLTRPMAQQLAAKGYVTAAVEYRLSPEAAYPAAVHDIKAAIRWLRANAGKYSIDTSRIAIYGTSAGGQLAALIGTTNGMQKLEGEGEHSDLSSIVHAIIDVDGVLAFKHPESAEGNMAAQWLGGTYEDVPQIWEEASALTHAGKNTPPILFISSSYPRFHAGRADMMKLLAAQGIYTEHWSIPDSPHSFWLFHPWFEPTLQYTTNFLEKVFRQQPKQKAKQTN